In a single window of the Streptacidiphilus sp. P02-A3a genome:
- the istB gene encoding IS21-like element helper ATPase IstB, which produces MSELVSNRIRTMAGKLGLPHLVESLNEYAKRADEAKMGYVDFLDLVLSEELAVRDDRRFRQGLRLSKLPHHKTMDDYDFSFQPELDPRKVKDLATLSFVEAKANAALLGPPGVGKTHIAVALAVAACRAGYSIYFTSLDDMVRHLKTAEATGQLTSKLRTYLRPSVLVVDEVGYQPLERAEANLVFQVISKRYEKGSIILTSNKTFSEWGQVFGDEVLATAILDRLLHHCEVIAINGNSYRLKNRLQAIEREADVA; this is translated from the coding sequence TTGAGCGAACTGGTCAGCAACCGCATCCGCACCATGGCCGGCAAGCTCGGCCTGCCCCACCTCGTGGAGAGCCTGAACGAGTACGCCAAGCGGGCGGACGAGGCGAAGATGGGCTACGTCGACTTCCTCGACCTGGTCCTGTCCGAGGAACTCGCGGTCCGCGACGACCGGCGGTTCCGCCAGGGACTGCGGCTGTCGAAGCTGCCGCACCACAAGACGATGGACGACTACGACTTCTCGTTCCAGCCCGAGCTCGACCCGCGCAAGGTCAAGGACCTGGCGACCCTCTCCTTCGTCGAGGCCAAGGCCAACGCCGCTCTGCTGGGCCCGCCCGGGGTCGGCAAGACCCACATTGCCGTTGCCCTCGCGGTCGCCGCCTGCCGGGCCGGCTACTCGATCTACTTCACCAGCCTCGACGACATGGTCCGCCACCTCAAGACCGCCGAGGCCACCGGCCAGCTGACCAGCAAGCTCCGCACCTACCTGCGGCCCAGCGTCCTCGTGGTCGATGAAGTGGGCTACCAGCCCCTGGAACGAGCCGAGGCGAACCTGGTCTTCCAGGTGATCTCCAAGCGCTACGAAAAGGGCTCGATCATCCTGACCTCGAACAAGACCTTCAGTGAGTGGGGACAGGTGTTCGGTGACGAGGTTCTGGCCACGGCCATCCTCGACCGGCTCCTGCACCACTGCGAAGTCATCGCGATCAACGGCAACAGCTACCGCCTCAAGAACCGCCTCCAAGCTATCGAGCGGGAGGCCGATGTCGCCTGA
- the istA gene encoding IS21 family transposase has translation MVLDPHRWLELRRFRALYESGAMSQRQIAKETGLNRRTVAKYLSGEVPAAPPQRESGALPRQRAVDEVAPLIDAMLRSEILLKGAVIHERLAQEYGFAINYQRVKIYLQEARPRIAGELGINPGELAGLHRRFEVVPGAQAQVDWGDEGRILAHVGIPKVYSFHMTLSYSRDPFCCFTTSQDLATFFDCHRQAFAHFGGVPMSIVYDRTKTVVRRHVAPGEAVPLHPEAVAFAGHYDFDIDVLAAYHPQGKGRVERQVAIVRDHVLAGRAFSSTEELDAAFTAWVPVRRARVHGTHGEVIGLRAIRDHVALRPLPRAPYVVAQRHLRHVGKDCLVAFDANLYSVPARKVRPRQLVEVRVTKFQVILHSTVPDTTGGTLLAVHSRAVGRGARIVDERHWDGLPTGEGRRTTTGDDPRPRRGLALREEDGPLRALLSRAAAARVEVGRRPLSVYDELTGTRPFTTHPSAEEPC, from the coding sequence GTGGTCTTGGACCCACATCGCTGGTTGGAGTTGAGGCGATTTCGCGCCCTGTACGAGTCGGGCGCGATGAGCCAGCGGCAGATCGCGAAGGAGACCGGGCTCAATCGCCGCACGGTCGCCAAGTACTTGTCGGGTGAGGTCCCGGCCGCGCCACCGCAACGGGAGTCCGGCGCCTTGCCCAGGCAACGGGCGGTGGATGAGGTCGCTCCGCTGATCGACGCGATGCTGCGGTCCGAGATCCTGCTCAAGGGAGCGGTGATCCACGAGCGACTGGCCCAGGAGTACGGGTTCGCCATCAACTACCAACGGGTCAAGATCTACTTGCAGGAGGCCCGGCCCCGGATCGCCGGGGAGCTCGGTATCAACCCCGGCGAGCTGGCGGGCCTGCACCGCCGGTTCGAGGTCGTGCCGGGCGCCCAGGCCCAGGTCGACTGGGGCGACGAGGGACGGATCCTGGCCCACGTCGGCATCCCGAAGGTCTACTCATTCCACATGACGCTGTCGTACTCACGGGACCCCTTCTGCTGCTTCACCACCAGCCAGGACCTGGCGACGTTCTTCGACTGCCACCGCCAGGCGTTCGCGCACTTCGGCGGAGTGCCGATGAGCATCGTCTACGACCGCACCAAGACCGTGGTCCGCCGACACGTCGCCCCGGGCGAAGCTGTCCCGCTCCACCCGGAGGCGGTGGCGTTCGCCGGGCACTACGACTTCGACATCGACGTGCTCGCCGCCTACCACCCCCAGGGCAAGGGCCGGGTCGAGCGGCAGGTGGCCATCGTGCGCGACCACGTCCTGGCCGGCCGGGCGTTCTCCTCGACCGAGGAACTCGACGCCGCGTTCACCGCGTGGGTGCCGGTCCGGCGCGCGCGGGTGCACGGTACCCACGGCGAGGTCATCGGCCTGCGCGCGATCCGCGACCACGTGGCCTTGCGGCCGCTGCCCCGCGCACCCTATGTGGTCGCGCAGCGGCACCTGCGGCATGTCGGCAAGGATTGCCTGGTCGCCTTCGACGCCAACCTCTACTCGGTGCCCGCCCGCAAGGTCCGCCCGCGCCAACTGGTCGAGGTCCGGGTCACGAAGTTCCAGGTCATACTCCATTCCACTGTCCCCGACACCACTGGCGGCACCCTGCTGGCCGTGCACTCCAGGGCGGTGGGACGTGGTGCCCGCATCGTCGACGAGCGCCACTGGGACGGCCTGCCCACCGGGGAGGGCCGCCGCACCACGACCGGTGACGACCCCCGGCCCCGCCGCGGCCTCGCCCTGCGCGAGGAGGACGGTCCGCTGCGGGCACTGCTCAGTCGGGCCGCCGCTGCCCGCGTCGAGGTGGGCCGGCGACCGCTGTCCGTCTACGACGAGCTGACCGGCACCCGCCCGTTCACCACCCACCCGAGCGCAGAGGAACCCTGTTGA
- the uraH gene encoding hydroxyisourate hydrolase has protein sequence MTTVSTHVLNTSTGRPAEGVPVQLAQHTEDGWTVLGASKTDADGRCKDLPVPDTAAGTVLRLTFTTEGPFFPEVSIVIEVDPAQAHYHVPLLLNPFGYSVYRGS, from the coding sequence ATGACCACTGTCTCCACCCATGTGTTGAACACCAGCACCGGCCGACCCGCCGAGGGCGTCCCGGTCCAGCTGGCCCAGCACACCGAGGACGGCTGGACCGTCCTCGGCGCGTCGAAGACCGACGCCGACGGCCGTTGCAAGGACCTTCCGGTGCCCGACACCGCCGCTGGCACCGTGCTGCGGCTCACCTTCACCACCGAGGGCCCGTTCTTCCCCGAGGTGTCCATCGTCATCGAAGTGGACCCGGCCCAGGCCCACTACCACGTACCCCTGCTGCTCAACCCGTTCGGGTACTCCGTCTACCGAGGAAGCTAG
- a CDS encoding thiopeptide-type bacteriocin biosynthesis protein: MSLVPMSRQLRAPKPSGLAVAPLAPAPPLDQWLWVKLYGPPERQTEILTGHLSGLWESRTGRWAQWWFDRCCDPDDHLRLRVRVPRLGRLTGLVERVTGRAEDLHRLGLVEHVQWGTCSPEAELAAAEEVFAADSRAAVAELRSGLHQQVVTAASLLNLVIDFMGDADTAVHWVNDHLDRTDAAPVGRDIHDQALQLASPEHYFSALRATAAGPAVEQTWLPRFFAVHAYRQRLDAQGETGLDAALASLLHTHHLRVFGNDAACERTCYQLARSAAQAWIARR; this comes from the coding sequence ATGAGCCTTGTCCCGATGAGTCGGCAACTCAGGGCCCCGAAGCCGTCCGGCTTGGCGGTGGCGCCCCTCGCTCCTGCACCGCCCCTGGATCAGTGGCTGTGGGTGAAGCTGTACGGGCCTCCTGAGCGGCAGACCGAGATCCTGACCGGTCACCTGTCGGGCCTGTGGGAAAGCCGGACCGGCCGCTGGGCACAGTGGTGGTTCGACCGCTGCTGCGATCCCGATGACCACCTGCGACTGCGCGTCCGGGTGCCCCGGCTCGGCCGGCTCACCGGCCTGGTCGAACGCGTCACTGGCAGGGCCGAGGACCTGCATCGTCTGGGTCTGGTCGAACATGTGCAGTGGGGTACCTGCTCCCCGGAGGCCGAGCTGGCTGCGGCCGAGGAGGTGTTCGCCGCCGACTCCCGTGCCGCCGTCGCCGAGTTGAGGAGCGGCCTGCATCAGCAGGTGGTCACCGCGGCCAGTCTGCTGAACCTGGTCATCGACTTCATGGGGGACGCCGATACGGCGGTGCACTGGGTGAACGATCACCTCGACCGGACCGACGCGGCGCCGGTCGGCCGTGACATCCATGACCAGGCCCTCCAACTCGCCTCGCCGGAGCACTACTTCAGCGCCCTGCGGGCTACCGCCGCAGGCCCGGCCGTGGAGCAGACGTGGCTACCACGCTTCTTCGCCGTCCACGCCTACCGCCAGCGCCTCGACGCGCAAGGTGAGACCGGCCTGGACGCCGCCCTCGCGTCCCTGCTGCACACGCACCACCTCCGCGTCTTCGGCAACGACGCCGCCTGCGAACGCACCTGCTACCAACTCGCCCGCTCCGCCGCACAGGCCTGGATCGCCCGCCGATAG
- a CDS encoding helix-turn-helix transcriptional regulator yields MAAKLGTTGRRLELGLQLRGLREKTGLTRKQAIVGLKISEATLARIEAGSLSFRNVGDLRKLLEKYEVTDEETIDAIIERNREVPAQDWLTQYRGVMPPGMPNFVGLETEARQIRAFEPSVVHGLLQTEGYARTLFEMARAVEDTTMDFVNRSVDLRMERKDVLTRDPDPLNLRVILGEAALRYAVGGPDVMLGQYAEIARLSALPNLTIQVLPTASRGYRSRSDFSILDLGEKLPRIIQVDTAWGAVSTSDKRHEVDRFNRRFDAMTASALPPEDTPEFMHRLERELTDH; encoded by the coding sequence GTGGCTGCGAAGCTCGGAACAACCGGAAGGCGACTGGAACTCGGTCTCCAGCTACGAGGCCTGCGGGAGAAGACCGGCCTGACCCGCAAGCAGGCGATCGTGGGGCTGAAGATCTCCGAGGCCACGCTCGCGCGGATCGAGGCCGGGAGCCTCAGCTTCCGCAATGTCGGCGACCTGCGAAAACTGCTGGAGAAGTACGAAGTCACCGACGAGGAGACGATCGACGCCATCATCGAGCGGAACCGCGAGGTCCCCGCGCAGGACTGGCTGACGCAGTACCGCGGGGTCATGCCGCCCGGGATGCCGAACTTCGTCGGCCTGGAGACCGAGGCCCGGCAGATCAGAGCCTTCGAGCCGAGTGTGGTCCACGGACTGCTCCAGACCGAGGGCTACGCGCGGACGCTGTTCGAAATGGCGCGGGCCGTTGAGGACACGACGATGGACTTCGTCAACCGCAGCGTCGACCTGCGCATGGAGCGCAAGGACGTGCTCACCAGAGATCCGGACCCGCTGAATCTCCGGGTGATCCTCGGCGAGGCTGCCCTACGCTATGCCGTGGGAGGTCCGGACGTGATGCTCGGTCAGTACGCGGAGATCGCCAGGCTTTCCGCGCTGCCCAACCTCACGATCCAGGTGCTCCCGACAGCCAGCAGGGGCTACCGCTCCCGCAGTGACTTCAGCATTCTTGACCTGGGTGAGAAGCTGCCGCGAATCATCCAGGTGGACACCGCCTGGGGCGCCGTGTCGACATCGGACAAGCGTCATGAAGTCGACCGGTTCAACCGGCGGTTCGACGCCATGACGGCCTCGGCGCTCCCGCCCGAGGACACCCCAGAGTTCATGCACCGACTAGAACGAGAGCTGACGGACCATTAA
- a CDS encoding DUF6879 family protein — protein MRDVYGVAEEDADFAAWKAGRRHDHADRESWWSPFLTLVSDAVARGVEFRRARVVSEPLTDYIRYEHSCTFQNVAAGESVRWLPRHRASDLLLSGNDLWIFDDQVARFGLFSGDGAFLEHQLNDDPQVVKRCADAFGAVWDRATPHEDYRI, from the coding sequence ATGCGCGACGTGTACGGCGTGGCCGAAGAGGATGCTGACTTCGCAGCGTGGAAGGCCGGACGTCGCCACGACCACGCCGACCGGGAATCCTGGTGGTCACCGTTCCTCACGCTGGTATCTGACGCTGTTGCCAGGGGGGTTGAGTTCCGGCGGGCGCGTGTCGTCTCCGAGCCACTGACGGACTACATCCGATACGAGCACTCGTGCACCTTCCAGAACGTCGCGGCGGGTGAGTCGGTCCGATGGCTGCCGAGACACCGGGCGTCAGATCTGCTGCTATCGGGAAATGACCTGTGGATCTTTGATGACCAGGTGGCACGGTTCGGCCTGTTCTCCGGCGACGGTGCTTTCCTGGAGCACCAGTTGAATGACGACCCACAGGTCGTGAAGCGCTGTGCCGACGCTTTCGGGGCCGTGTGGGACAGGGCCACACCCCACGAGGACTACCGGATCTGA
- the pucL gene encoding factor-independent urate hydroxylase, producing the protein MAHVLGQNQYGKAETRVVRVYRDTTRHEIKDLNVSVALSGDLDDVHLTGSNANCLPTDTTKNTVYAFAKEHGIESAEAFGIHLARHFVDNNEPIRRARIRIEEYTWDRIRTPDSSRPYIGNSEEGREPGHSFVRNGGEVRTAQITYDGENFEVITGLRELTVLNTTNSEFWGYIKDKYTTLKEAYDRILATQVTARWKHSWSGEETQPNWERSYTHVRRHLLEAFAETYSYSLQQTLYAMGTRVLNNRTEIDEVRLELPNKHHFLVDLEPFGLKNDNEVYYAADRPYGLIEGSVHREGVTPVIPVA; encoded by the coding sequence ATGGCTCACGTGCTTGGCCAGAACCAGTACGGCAAGGCGGAGACCCGCGTGGTCCGCGTCTACCGGGACACCACCCGCCACGAAATCAAGGACCTGAACGTCTCGGTCGCGCTCTCCGGGGACCTCGACGACGTCCACCTCACCGGCTCCAACGCCAACTGCCTGCCGACCGACACCACCAAGAACACCGTGTACGCCTTCGCCAAGGAGCACGGCATAGAGTCGGCCGAGGCGTTCGGCATCCACCTCGCCCGCCACTTCGTCGACAACAACGAGCCGATCAGGCGGGCCCGGATCCGGATCGAGGAGTACACCTGGGACCGGATCCGGACGCCGGACAGCTCCCGCCCGTACATAGGCAACAGCGAGGAGGGCCGGGAGCCCGGGCACTCCTTCGTGCGCAACGGCGGTGAGGTCCGCACCGCCCAGATCACCTACGACGGCGAGAACTTCGAGGTGATCACCGGGCTCCGGGAGCTCACCGTGCTGAACACCACCAACTCGGAGTTCTGGGGCTACATCAAGGACAAGTACACCACCCTCAAGGAGGCGTACGACCGGATCCTGGCCACCCAGGTCACCGCCCGCTGGAAGCACTCCTGGAGCGGCGAGGAGACCCAGCCCAACTGGGAGCGCTCGTACACCCACGTACGCCGCCACCTGCTGGAGGCCTTCGCCGAGACCTACTCCTACTCGCTCCAGCAGACCCTGTACGCCATGGGCACCCGGGTCCTGAACAACCGCACCGAGATCGACGAGGTACGGCTGGAGCTGCCGAACAAGCACCACTTCCTGGTGGACCTGGAGCCCTTCGGCCTCAAGAACGACAACGAGGTCTACTACGCAGCGGACCGTCCCTATGGTTTGATCGAGGGGTCGGTACACCGCGAGGGCGTCACCCCGGTCATCCCGGTCGCCTGA
- a CDS encoding discoidin domain-containing protein, with product MRILEERQWPQPIPVVDQSGFFHTRDPPNLSQSRSHFAACGTKIRPSELRLHLKSYAGTYTFVIDLGSNKTINEIDSDWFQALSDDVFLPASVTYSVSSDDSSFTQVASITEPYVSADMQAKTYRAIALNTAGRYVKVTVDGGTAWSMVDEVAVMGQ from the coding sequence ATGAGAATCCTTGAGGAGCGGCAGTGGCCGCAACCGATTCCAGTTGTGGATCAGAGCGGATTCTTCCATACGCGTGATCCGCCCAATCTGTCTCAAAGTCGATCTCACTTCGCGGCGTGCGGAACGAAGATCCGCCCGTCTGAGCTACGTCTCCATCTGAAGAGCTACGCCGGCACCTATACGTTCGTCATCGACCTCGGAAGCAACAAGACCATCAACGAGATCGACAGCGATTGGTTCCAGGCGCTGAGCGACGATGTGTTCCTTCCGGCGAGCGTGACGTATTCAGTGTCCAGTGATGACAGCAGCTTCACGCAGGTTGCCAGCATCACTGAGCCCTACGTTAGTGCTGACATGCAGGCCAAGACTTACAGGGCCATCGCTCTCAATACGGCAGGACGCTACGTTAAGGTGACTGTCGATGGGGGAACCGCCTGGAGCATGGTCGATGAAGTTGCTGTGATGGGCCAGTAG
- the uraD gene encoding 2-oxo-4-hydroxy-4-carboxy-5-ureidoimidazoline decarboxylase, whose translation MTRSATPATPATPALSGLNHASDAEADALLTEVCASSTWARLVRGARPWADAEALRAANHAAMSQLTPADLDEAMAGHARIGTPKDGDATSQREQAGVHGADRALLDELRSANASYEEKFGHVFLICATGRTARSMLAALRERHPNDPDTEREVVRSELGKINDIRLDRLLSTP comes from the coding sequence GTGACCCGGTCCGCCACCCCCGCCACGCCCGCCACGCCCGCCCTGTCCGGGCTGAACCACGCCTCCGACGCGGAGGCGGACGCGCTGCTCACCGAGGTCTGCGCGAGCAGTACCTGGGCGCGGCTGGTCCGCGGCGCCCGGCCCTGGGCCGACGCCGAGGCGCTGCGCGCCGCCAACCACGCGGCGATGTCGCAGCTCACCCCCGCCGACCTGGACGAGGCGATGGCCGGGCACGCCCGCATCGGCACCCCGAAGGACGGCGACGCCACCTCGCAGCGTGAGCAGGCCGGGGTCCACGGCGCCGACCGCGCACTGCTGGACGAACTGCGGTCCGCCAACGCCTCCTACGAGGAGAAGTTCGGCCACGTCTTCCTGATCTGCGCCACCGGCCGCACCGCGCGGTCCATGCTGGCCGCGCTGCGGGAGCGCCACCCCAACGATCCGGACACCGAACGCGAGGTCGTCCGAAGCGAGTTGGGGAAGATCAACGACATCCGCCTGGACCGGCTGCTGTCCACGCCCTGA
- a CDS encoding IS66 family transposase gives MDIGLEALDRGELVAALATALARIEELTARVAELQDRLNRDSSNSSQPPSADGPYRKPPPKASAMRRKSGRKPGKQHGDPGATRCQVADPDEVIECPPPECGNCGTELADATVFRVSKRQVFEVAAPPPPLVTEYWVISKTCPCCGTVTVGSAPSGAGDRVQWGPGVKARAVLTVMAHHLPFGRAKRLLRDLAGIDCSTGWLVNVRRQAAAALEPFMAHIQKILHRARLLHVDETTARAAAKLAYLHVARDDKFTAMHTGGRGVADIDAGKILDGFAGILVRDGYGGYTHLVDAVHVWCGAHTLRDLKAVHDADPGHQQGAEAMANTLVLALKATHEARRAGLEALSEVELTEIRCRYAGAIAAMRSDNTPGSTPLQQRGLTLAARFDKHRDMILAFIHDLTIPFTNNAAELEVRGAKIRQRVSGYWRTLAGIADFAVIWSYLSTAAKHNIDHLDALVQLFAGGPWLPPNPENLTTTTRGAADPI, from the coding sequence GTGGATATCGGGCTGGAGGCGCTGGATCGCGGCGAGTTGGTCGCCGCGCTGGCCACTGCCCTTGCCCGGATCGAGGAGCTAACTGCTCGCGTCGCCGAACTCCAGGACCGGTTGAACCGGGACTCCTCGAACTCCTCCCAGCCTCCGTCCGCGGACGGCCCGTATCGCAAGCCGCCACCGAAGGCGTCGGCGATGCGAAGGAAGTCCGGGCGCAAGCCGGGCAAGCAGCACGGCGACCCCGGGGCCACCCGCTGCCAGGTCGCTGATCCGGACGAGGTGATCGAGTGCCCGCCACCGGAGTGCGGCAACTGCGGGACCGAACTGGCCGACGCCACAGTGTTCAGGGTATCCAAGCGGCAGGTGTTCGAGGTGGCCGCGCCTCCGCCGCCCCTGGTCACCGAGTACTGGGTGATCTCCAAGACCTGCCCGTGCTGCGGGACGGTGACCGTCGGGTCGGCACCTTCGGGCGCGGGTGACCGAGTGCAGTGGGGTCCGGGAGTGAAGGCCCGGGCGGTGCTCACCGTGATGGCCCATCACCTGCCTTTCGGTCGCGCGAAGCGGCTGCTGCGTGACCTGGCCGGCATCGACTGCTCGACCGGCTGGCTCGTCAACGTTCGCCGCCAGGCCGCCGCCGCTCTGGAGCCGTTCATGGCCCACATCCAGAAGATCCTGCACCGGGCCCGGCTCCTGCACGTGGACGAGACCACCGCGCGCGCCGCCGCGAAGCTCGCATACCTGCACGTGGCCCGCGACGACAAGTTCACCGCCATGCACACCGGGGGACGCGGCGTCGCCGACATCGACGCCGGGAAGATCCTCGACGGCTTCGCCGGGATCCTGGTCCGCGACGGCTACGGCGGCTACACCCACCTCGTCGACGCCGTCCACGTCTGGTGCGGTGCCCACACGCTTCGGGACCTCAAGGCCGTCCACGATGCCGACCCCGGCCACCAGCAGGGTGCCGAGGCGATGGCCAACACCCTGGTCCTCGCCCTGAAGGCAACCCACGAAGCCCGCCGGGCCGGCCTCGAGGCGCTCTCGGAAGTGGAACTCACCGAGATCCGCTGCCGCTACGCGGGCGCGATCGCGGCAATGCGCTCGGACAACACCCCTGGCAGTACGCCGCTCCAGCAAAGGGGCCTGACCCTGGCAGCCCGCTTCGACAAGCACCGCGACATGATCCTGGCCTTCATCCACGACCTGACGATCCCCTTCACCAACAACGCAGCCGAGTTGGAAGTAAGAGGGGCGAAGATCCGCCAGCGAGTCTCCGGGTACTGGCGAACCCTGGCCGGAATCGCCGACTTCGCCGTCATCTGGTCATACCTGTCCACCGCCGCGAAACACAACATCGACCACCTCGACGCCCTCGTCCAACTGTTCGCCGGTGGACCCTGGCTGCCGCCGAATCCCGAAAATCTGACGACAACCACGAGAGGAGCCGCCGATCCGATCTGA
- a CDS encoding IS5 family transposase, translated as MAGRGYPSDLTDEQWDLVEPLLPPARVGPKGGRREKHPRLRIVDAIFYVVRTGCSWRQLPKDFAPWPTVYWYFSWWHDDGTVRRIHDALRDQAREADGRDAEPSAALIDSQSIRTADTVPVATRGFDAGKKVKGRKRFIITDTLGLLLAVHVVAANIQDRDGAKHPLLWTRHDHPGVRMIWADQGFAGRLADWTAQTLGRELEIVRKDPGQRGFQIQSKRWAVERTFSWLTAHRRLARDYEASPARAETMIRWAMIGVMVRRLTRGRPATRPGRRPLTRTSA; from the coding sequence GTGGCTGGTAGGGGCTATCCGTCGGATCTGACGGATGAACAGTGGGATTTGGTTGAACCGTTGCTGCCTCCGGCACGGGTGGGGCCGAAAGGCGGGCGGCGGGAGAAGCACCCACGACTCCGGATCGTGGACGCGATCTTCTACGTAGTGCGGACAGGCTGCTCCTGGCGGCAGTTGCCGAAGGACTTCGCGCCGTGGCCCACGGTGTACTGGTACTTCTCCTGGTGGCACGACGACGGCACGGTCCGGCGGATCCATGACGCCCTCCGGGACCAGGCCCGTGAGGCCGACGGCCGCGACGCCGAGCCCAGCGCCGCGCTGATCGACTCGCAGTCGATCCGGACCGCTGACACCGTCCCGGTCGCCACCAGGGGATTCGACGCCGGCAAGAAGGTGAAGGGCCGTAAGCGCTTCATCATCACGGACACCCTCGGTCTGCTGCTGGCGGTCCACGTTGTGGCGGCCAACATCCAGGACCGCGACGGTGCCAAGCACCCGCTGCTGTGGACTCGCCACGACCACCCCGGAGTCCGGATGATCTGGGCCGACCAGGGCTTCGCCGGCCGCTTGGCCGACTGGACCGCGCAGACCCTCGGCCGCGAACTGGAGATCGTCCGAAAGGACCCGGGCCAGCGCGGCTTCCAGATTCAGTCGAAGCGGTGGGCGGTGGAGCGCACGTTCTCGTGGCTTACCGCCCACCGGCGACTGGCCCGGGACTATGAAGCCAGCCCAGCCCGAGCGGAGACCATGATCAGATGGGCGATGATCGGCGTTATGGTCCGCCGACTCACCCGCGGCCGCCCCGCCACACGGCCGGGCCGCAGGCCGCTGACCCGAACTTCGGCGTGA
- a CDS encoding 8-oxoguanine deaminase, translating to MSTLPPPSDERIVIENAAIATVDAEGNEYTRGHVVVAGNRIESVGEGPAPQWLQGVTRRINAEGHLVTPGLVNTHHHFYQWITRGLAQDNILFDWLVALYPTWARIDDRLVHAAAQGSAAALLKSGCTTAMDHHYVFPQGGGDILGAEIEAVAELGMRFTATRGSMSRGKSDGGLPPDFAVERTEDILIASEAAVDRYHDAAFGSMLHIAIAPCSPFSVTSELMREAAVLARRKGVRLHTHGSETAEEEQFCKELFGMGPTDYFESVGWLGEDVWMAHCVHMNDSDIAKFAQTGTGVAHCPSSNARLAAGIARVPDMMAAGVPVGLGVDGTASNESGELGTELRNALLINRLRGRPDAMTGRQVLRLGTMGGARVLGRQHEIGSIEVGKLADLALWKVDGVMHSSIADPVAALTLGALPPLTLLLVNGRPVVEQGHLTTVNEERIAKAAADAARDLATRG from the coding sequence ATGAGCACCCTCCCCCCGCCCTCGGACGAGCGCATCGTCATCGAGAACGCGGCGATCGCCACCGTCGACGCCGAGGGCAACGAGTACACCCGCGGCCATGTCGTCGTCGCCGGCAACCGGATCGAGTCGGTCGGCGAGGGCCCGGCCCCGCAGTGGCTCCAGGGGGTCACCCGGCGGATCAACGCAGAGGGCCACCTGGTCACCCCGGGCCTGGTCAACACCCACCACCACTTCTACCAGTGGATCACCCGCGGGCTGGCGCAGGACAACATCCTGTTCGACTGGCTGGTGGCGCTGTACCCGACCTGGGCCCGGATCGACGACCGGCTGGTCCACGCCGCCGCCCAGGGCTCCGCCGCCGCGCTGCTGAAGTCCGGCTGCACCACGGCGATGGACCACCACTACGTGTTCCCGCAGGGCGGGGGCGACATCCTCGGGGCCGAGATCGAGGCGGTGGCCGAACTCGGCATGCGCTTCACCGCCACCCGGGGCTCGATGTCGCGCGGGAAGAGCGACGGCGGCCTGCCGCCGGACTTCGCGGTGGAGAGGACCGAGGACATCCTGATCGCGTCCGAGGCCGCGGTGGACCGCTACCACGACGCGGCCTTCGGCTCGATGCTGCACATCGCCATCGCCCCCTGCTCGCCGTTCTCGGTGACCAGTGAGCTGATGCGGGAGGCCGCCGTACTGGCCCGGCGCAAGGGCGTGCGGCTGCACACCCACGGTTCGGAGACGGCGGAGGAGGAGCAGTTCTGCAAGGAGCTGTTCGGGATGGGCCCGACCGACTACTTCGAGAGCGTGGGCTGGCTCGGCGAGGACGTGTGGATGGCGCACTGCGTCCACATGAACGACTCCGACATCGCCAAGTTCGCGCAGACCGGGACCGGCGTGGCGCACTGCCCGTCCTCCAACGCCCGGCTCGCGGCCGGGATCGCCCGGGTCCCGGACATGATGGCGGCCGGGGTACCGGTCGGCCTGGGCGTGGACGGCACCGCCTCCAACGAGTCCGGCGAACTGGGCACCGAGCTGCGCAACGCGCTGCTGATCAACCGGTTGCGCGGCCGCCCGGACGCGATGACGGGCCGTCAGGTGCTGCGCCTGGGCACGATGGGCGGCGCCCGGGTGCTCGGCCGCCAGCACGAGATCGGTTCGATCGAGGTCGGCAAGCTGGCCGACCTGGCGCTGTGGAAGGTGGACGGCGTGATGCACTCGTCGATCGCCGACCCGGTCGCCGCGCTCACCCTGGGCGCGCTGCCGCCGCTGACGCTGCTGCTGGTCAACGGCCGCCCGGTGGTCGAGCAGGGCCACCTGACCACGGTCAACGAGGAGCGCATCGCCAAGGCCGCCGCCGACGCCGCCCGCGACCTGGCCACCCGCGGCTGA